Below is a window of Vicinamibacterales bacterium DNA.
GATGCTGCTTGCGAACGATCTCGAGCCGCTGACGCTGAAGGGCGTGGAGCTGACGATCACCACTGCCGAGGAATCGCGCTCCGCGACGATCGAGCGCGTGTGGCTCGACGACGTGCGGCCGCGCGCCGGCCGGACGGTGCCCCTGAAAGTGCTCACCCGGAACTATCGCGGCGGCGAGCGGATCTCCACGATTCCGATCGAGATCCCGGCGAACGCCTCGGGGCAGCTGACGGTGATGGTCACCGACGGCAAGCAGCTCAATCAGATCGAGCAGCGCGAGCTGCGGCGCAGCCTGCAGCCCCAGAGCGTGGCGCAGATGATCAAGGTCCTCAACTCGACGCACCGCAACAACCGTCTTTACGTGCGGCTGCTCACCGGCACGCCCGGCGCGGTGGTCAACGGCGAAGCGCTGCCCTCGCTCCCCCCGTCCGTGCTCGCCGTTCTCGAAGGGGATCGCAGCGGCGGCAATTTCGCGCCGATCCGCAGCGCCGCGCTCGGCGAATGGGAACTGCCGATGGACTCCGCCATCGTCGGCACGCGCGTGCTGACGATCGATCTCGACAGCCGCAGATAGCCGCCACACAGCATCGCATGCGCAAACCAATCGCAGCCTCGGCGGCCGGGCTCCTGGCCGCGTCCGTACTCCTGTCCGCTTCCGCGCCGACGTTCTGGACCGTCTCAACGCAGGGCGACTTCCTCAAAGGGGACGTCGAGAACCTCTCCATCGACAGCGAAGGGCGCGTCTTTCTCGGTCCCGCCACCACGCAGGTGGCGGAGACGTCCGCGCCGTTCCTCTGGACCCTGCTCACGGCGGCCGACGGCACCCTGTGGGCCGGCAGCGGCAACGAAGGCCAGGTGCTGCGCATCGGCCGCGACGGCCGCACGACGACCTTCTTCGACGCGCAGGAGATGGAAGTGCACGCGCTGGCGCCGGCGCCGAACGGCGGCCTCTACGTCGGAACGTCCCCCGACGGGAAGATCTATCAGGTCGCCGCCGACGGCACGTCCAAGACGTTCTTCGATCCCGACGACAAGTACATCTGGGCGCTCGCCGCGGCCGCGGACGGCTCGCTGTATGCGGCGACGGGTGAGAAGGGGAACATCTATCGCATCGGTCCGGATGGCAAGGGCACGCTGTTCTACAAGACGAATACGACCAACGTGGTCACGCTCGCGATCGACAAGGCGGGCAACCTCCTCGCCGGCACCGAATCCCCGGGCCGGATCTTCCGCATCGATCGCGACGCCAGGGCGTTCGTGCTCGTCGACTCCCCCTTCAAGGAGATCCACGCGGTTCGCGTCGCGGCCGACGGGACGATCTACGCCGCCGCCTTCAGCGGATCGCCGGGCGGCGAAGACCGCGCCGCGCCGTCCGTGACGACGACGCCGGAGCCGCCGCGCGCGCCGGTGCCGACGGTGTCGGCCGAGATCACCGCCATCAGCGTCGTCGACGCGGGGGCCAGCCTCTCGTCCGGCCCGGCGACCGCTTCCTCGCGCTCGCGGAGCGCCAAGGGGGCGATCTATCGCATCAGGACGGACGGATTGTGGGACACGGTGTGGGAGGCCACCGACGACTGGCCGTTCGATCTGCTGGTCGAGACCGACGGTTCGATCCTCGTCGGCACCGGCAAGGAGGGAAAGATCTTCCGCCTCTCTGGCGATCCCGCCCGCGCCACGCTGCTCGCCCGCGCATCGGCGCGCCAGGTCACCGCGCTGGTGCGCGATCAGGGCGGCCGCGTGATCGCGGCGACGAGCAACCCCGGCAAAGTGTTCGCCCTGGCTTCGACCCGCGCCGCGAGCGGCACCTACGAGTCCGACGTCCGGGACGCCGGCACGGTGGCGACCTGGGGCGCGATCCGCTGGCGCGCGACGTCGCGGCCCGGCGAGGTGGAGATCTTCACGCGGTCGGGAAACACCGCTACGCCCGACGAGACCTGGAGTCCGTGGTCGAAGGCCTACACCGTGGCGAACGGAGAGAAGATCACCAGCCCGAACGCGCGGTATCTGCAGTGGAAGGCCACCCTGAAGAGCGGACTCGCCGCGGCCAAGCCGTCTGCCGACGGTGCACGGGCGGAGACCGGCCCTGTGCTCACGTCCGTGACCACCGCTTACCTGCCGAGAAATCTCCGGCCGGCGGTGACGAGCATCACGGTGCATCCCCCCGGCACGGTGTTCCAGCGGCCGTTCTCGACCGGCGAGCTGGAGATCGCCGGGTTCGAAGACAACACGTCGGACGGCCGGAATCCGTCCCAGCCGAACCAGTCCTCGAGCTCGCCCGGCACGACTCCGATGACGCCGGCCCTCGGCCGCCGCGTGTATCAGAAGGGGCTGCAGACCTTCGTGTGGAAGGCGGAAGACGACAACGACGATCGGTTGCAGTACGACGTCTTCTACCGCCGCGAGGGGGATACCACGTGGAAGCCGTTGAAGCGCGGACTGTGGGATCCGCTCACGGTGTGGGATACGACGTCGGTGCCCGACGGCACGTATTACGTGAAGGTCGCCGCCACCGATTCGCCGTCGAACTCGCCCGCCACGGCGCTGGTCGGCGAGTTCGAGAGCGTCAGCTTCGACATCGACAACACGCCGCCGGTGATCGAGATTCAGTCGGCGACGCGCACCAGCGCGGCCCGGGCGACGGTTCGCTTCCTGGTGCGCGACGATCAGTCCGCGGTTCAGCGGGTCGAGTACTCACTCGACGCCAGCCGGTGGCGCGTGGCGTATCCGGTCGACGGGATTCCCGACTCGCGGCGCGAGGAGTTCGAGGTGGGCGTGGACGACGCGGACACGGCGCGCAACATCATCATCCGGGTGACCGACGGGATGAACAACGTGGCTACCGCTGTGGCTGAGATCCGTCGGTAGTCCGCGGAGCCTCGCCGGTCAAGGCTCCGCGCCGCCGCTAGCTGCCGAGGCTGCGCGAACCGGCCGGCGGCTTGACGGTCATGTGTTCGACCAGCCAGACCAGGTTCACGGCGATCGGATCGGTGCCGTAGCGCGCCGGCTCGAGGCGCCCCTGCGAGATGTCGGCGATCAGCTTCTTCACCTGCCGGCGGCCGCGATCGGCGCCGAGCGCTTCCATCCCCGAGATCTTTCCTTCGCGGGTGATCACCGCGGCGAAGGCCAGCATCAGCTCCCCTTCCGTCCCCGACCGCTCGAGCGAGGCCTTGACGATCCCGTCTTCCAGCGGCACGGAGGGAGCCTGGATCATCAGGCCGTCCATGCTGGCCGGGTTCAGGTTCGATCCGGGGATCGCCGAGATCGCCACGATCATCGACCGCAGCGAGTCTTCGCGTTCGGGCGAGGCGAAGTGCAGGAGGCTGAGCACGACGGCGCCGCACAGGATGGTCGCCGCGGTCGACGCCAGCCCGATCCACACCAGGTGCATGTCGTCGAACAATCGGCCGACGCGCGCCGGCCACGCCTCGTTCGCCTCGGCGCGCATCCGGCTGATCACGCCGGGCTGCAGCCCGGTCCAGTCGTCGGCCGGCGCGGGAGCCGCCGCGAGCCGCAGCGCGGACGACACGCTGAAGTAGCCGCGCAGCTCCTCCACGCAGGGGTCGCACGCGTTCAGATGCGCCTGCACCGCAATCCGCGTCTGGATCGGCAGCTCGTCGTCGTGAAACTCGGCGAGGCGTTGCCGCACCGCCGGACAGGTCAGTGTGGTCATACGTCCCTCAATTGGGCGCGCAGCCCCTCGCGGGCGCGCGCGAGCCGCGACTTCACCGTGCCGACGGCAATGCCGAGCGAAAACCCGATCTCTTCGTAGCTCAACCCGTCGATTTCGCGGAGCACGATCGCGGTCTTCTGATCGAACGGCAGCTGGTCGAGCGCGACGCGGATCCGGTCCGCGAGCTGCTTCTGGCCGACCAGGCGATCGGGGCCGTGGTCGGTCGTTTCCGGCAGGTCGCCGTGATCCTGAATGTGCTGGTCGAGCGACACCTGCTGGGCGCGGTGCCGGCGGCGCCACCACCGCTGCCGGTTGCGCGCCTGATTGACGACGATGCGGTACATCCACGTCCGCAGGCTGGAATGGCCGCGGAACGTATGGATGGTGCGGAAGACGCGGAGGAAGACTTCCTGTGAGAGGTCGAGCGCCTCGTTGTGGTCGTTCAGGAGGTTCAGCGAGAGCTGGTAGACCATGCGCTGGTGCTCGCTGACGAGCTCGGCGCAGGCGTCCTCGTCGCGCGCGGCGCACCGCTGAATCAGGGAGGCTTCCCTGCCGCCGACGTCGGTCCAGGTTATTGCCCGAACGGGTTTCACGGACAGCTCTCCGCCCATAGTAGCACTGCCCCCTGCTCCCTTAGATACCGCTGCCGGGGGAATGTTCCATCCCGGGCCACCCTTGCTAACATGGAGGCGTGAAACGGGTTCTGGCCGGCCTGGTCCTGCTCGGACTGAGCGCCGCCGGGGGGTATGGCTACACCCTCAGCGAGCGCGAACGGAACTTCCGCCAGAAGATTACGGACGGCGATTCGGCCGTGGCCCGCGACAACAGCGTCGCCGCCATCGAAGCGTACAGCGGCGCCATCGCGCTCAGGGAAGACGCGATGCTGGGGTATCTGAAGCGCGGGCAGACCTACCGGCGCCGCGGCGAGTTCGACGCCGCCATCCGCGACCTGCGCAAGGCGTCGGAGCTGGATCCGACGGCGACCCTGCCGCTCGAGGAACTCGGGGACGCCTACCTGGGCGACACCCCGCATCGCTACCGCTCGGCCGCGGAGCGGTTCGAGGCCTTCGTCCGCCTGGACAGCCGCGCGCCGCGCGTGCTCTACAAGCTGGCGTTCGCGCGGTACCACGAGCGTCATTTCACCGCCGCCATCGAGGCGCTCCAGCGCGCGCTGGCGATCGACGATCGCCTTCCCGAGGCGCACTACCTGCTGGGATTGTGCTACCGCGACGCGCAGCAGCCGGATGCGGCCCGCAAGGCGCTCGAGAAGGCGATCCAGCTGCAGCCGGCGCTGCTGCACGCCCGCGAGGAGCTTGCGGATCTGTATCGAACGCTTGGCCGCACCAACGATCACCTGACGCAGCTCGAGAGCCTCGCGGCGCTGGATCCGAACCCTTCGCGCGCCGTGGCGCTCGGACTCGCCTACGCGCGCGCCGGCCAGACGGAACGCGCGATCACGACGCTGGGCCAGACGGCGGAACGGCACCCTGAGGATCCCTACGCTTACGTGGCGCTGGGACGGGTCTGGCTCGAGGTGGCGCAGGGGCGCAACGACCGTGTCGCGCTCAGGAAGGCGTTCGGCGCGCTCGAGGGAGCGGTTGGAAACGACGACAGCAGCGAGGCGCTGACGTTGTTCGGCCGCGTGCTGCTCCTGACCGCGGACGAGGAGAAGGAAACGGCGGAGCGCGTGCTCCTCGCCGCGACGCAGCGGGCGCCGGTGGATCCGCTGGCCTTCTACTATCTCGCGGAAGCGGGCGAGCGTCTCGGTCACTTCACGCTGGCGCGGCAGGCCCTGCTCGACTACGAGACGCTGCGAGGGGACACGGATCCGCGGCGGCGCAGCATCCTTGCGGCGCGCCTCGGCGATCTCTCACTGAAAGTGAACGACCCGGCGGCCGCAGCGGTCTACTTCTTCCGCGCCGCCGAGAACGAGGATGCGGCGCTGCTCGCACGCGCCGCGGACGCGCAACTGCGCGCCGGCGACAGGGACGCCGCGCTGGCGACGGCAGCGAAAGTGCTGGAGAAGGATCCGGCCAACGCGCTGGCCCAGTCGATCCTGCGAAGACACCTCCCGGCGAAAGCCGGAAGCCGCCCGCAGTCGAAAACAGACACGGACAGCAGGTAGCTTCCGCCGTCAGGCGGAGGCGTCAGGAGGCGGACTCACAGCCGGCTCTTCGGATCGATCCGATCGCGCAAGCCATCTCCCAGGAAATTGAAGCCCAGCACGAGCGTGGCGATCGCGA
It encodes the following:
- a CDS encoding zf-HC2 domain-containing protein; translated protein: MTTLTCPAVRQRLAEFHDDELPIQTRIAVQAHLNACDPCVEELRGYFSVSSALRLAAAPAPADDWTGLQPGVISRMRAEANEAWPARVGRLFDDMHLVWIGLASTAATILCGAVVLSLLHFASPEREDSLRSMIVAISAIPGSNLNPASMDGLMIQAPSVPLEDGIVKASLERSGTEGELMLAFAAVITREGKISGMEALGADRGRRQVKKLIADISQGRLEPARYGTDPIAVNLVWLVEHMTVKPPAGSRSLGS
- a CDS encoding sigma-70 family RNA polymerase sigma factor, whose amino-acid sequence is MKPVRAITWTDVGGREASLIQRCAARDEDACAELVSEHQRMVYQLSLNLLNDHNEALDLSQEVFLRVFRTIHTFRGHSSLRTWMYRIVVNQARNRQRWWRRRHRAQQVSLDQHIQDHGDLPETTDHGPDRLVGQKQLADRIRVALDQLPFDQKTAIVLREIDGLSYEEIGFSLGIAVGTVKSRLARAREGLRAQLRDV
- a CDS encoding tetratricopeptide repeat protein — its product is MKRVLAGLVLLGLSAAGGYGYTLSERERNFRQKITDGDSAVARDNSVAAIEAYSGAIALREDAMLGYLKRGQTYRRRGEFDAAIRDLRKASELDPTATLPLEELGDAYLGDTPHRYRSAAERFEAFVRLDSRAPRVLYKLAFARYHERHFTAAIEALQRALAIDDRLPEAHYLLGLCYRDAQQPDAARKALEKAIQLQPALLHAREELADLYRTLGRTNDHLTQLESLAALDPNPSRAVALGLAYARAGQTERAITTLGQTAERHPEDPYAYVALGRVWLEVAQGRNDRVALRKAFGALEGAVGNDDSSEALTLFGRVLLLTADEEKETAERVLLAATQRAPVDPLAFYYLAEAGERLGHFTLARQALLDYETLRGDTDPRRRSILAARLGDLSLKVNDPAAAAVYFFRAAENEDAALLARAADAQLRAGDRDAALATAAKVLEKDPANALAQSILRRHLPAKAGSRPQSKTDTDSR